The following proteins are co-located in the Fluviicola sp. genome:
- a CDS encoding START-like domain-containing protein: MTNKEQFELEYVLKTSPRVLDKLLSTPDGLSEWFADDVIVKDDMYTFHWDGSEEQARLISKKAGESIKWQWLNDEEDELETYFEMKYTIDPMTKVVILTVSDFAERTEKDEIVRLWESQISDLRRVIGA, from the coding sequence ATGACAAATAAGGAACAATTCGAATTAGAATATGTATTAAAAACCTCACCACGGGTGCTGGATAAATTACTGTCAACACCTGACGGATTGAGCGAATGGTTTGCCGATGATGTTATTGTAAAAGACGATATGTACACCTTCCATTGGGATGGGAGTGAAGAACAAGCGCGATTAATTTCCAAAAAAGCAGGGGAGTCCATTAAATGGCAATGGCTGAATGACGAAGAAGACGAACTCGAAACGTACTTCGAAATGAAATACACCATTGATCCGATGACGAAAGTGGTAATCCTTACTGTTTCCGATTTTGCAGAACGCACTGAAAAAGATGAGATTGTCCGTCTCTGGGAATCACAAATCAGTGATTTACGCAGAGTAATCGGAGCATAA
- a CDS encoding M3 family oligoendopeptidase — protein sequence MRKFVSADFTCESWKSVESYLLDLQNRDISSKESFKRWLSDKSELEAVLEENMAWRYIKMTINTLDEKLTESYQFFVTEIQPNLAPFEDSLNQKMMASPFVKELAEDKAYAIYFRGVQSALELFREENIALETELSTLSQQFGAISGKQMITYKGKEWTMPQAANFLKDPDESVRKEVYELISARRLQDRDALDDLFNQLIQLRNQVAKNADCKDYREYKFKALGRFDYTVEDCLAFHEAIEKLIVPIVRQLNLKKLEKLGKSKLKPWDSEVDPDGLAPLKPFQNGEELLDKSIAVFQKLDIYFGDCLKTMKTGGFLDLDSKAGKAPGGYNYPLYESGIPFIFMNAAGAQRDLTTMVHEGGHAVHSFLSRDLELTGFKSLPSEVAELASMSMELLTMELWNEFYTDENDLRRAKLEQLESVVKVLPWIATIDAFQHWIYTHPNHSTAERTQEWLRLSKRFGTGLVDYDGYEAVLESSWQKQLHLFEVPFYYIEYGIAQLGALGVWSNYKKNPAKALTDYKNALSLGYTKSIPEIYETAGLKFDFSQAALEDISKNLMDSINALN from the coding sequence ATGAGAAAATTTGTTTCAGCCGACTTCACCTGCGAAAGTTGGAAATCCGTAGAATCTTATCTTTTAGACCTTCAAAACAGGGATATATCTTCCAAAGAATCATTTAAGCGCTGGCTTTCCGACAAGAGCGAACTGGAAGCTGTACTGGAAGAAAATATGGCCTGGCGCTATATCAAAATGACGATCAATACGCTGGATGAAAAATTAACGGAATCGTACCAGTTTTTCGTGACTGAGATCCAGCCGAACCTGGCTCCTTTCGAGGATTCGTTGAACCAAAAAATGATGGCTTCTCCTTTTGTGAAGGAATTGGCCGAAGATAAAGCATATGCCATTTATTTCAGAGGAGTTCAGTCTGCACTGGAATTGTTCCGTGAAGAGAATATTGCATTGGAAACCGAATTGAGCACCTTGAGCCAGCAGTTTGGCGCTATTTCAGGTAAGCAGATGATTACTTACAAAGGGAAAGAATGGACCATGCCACAGGCAGCCAATTTCCTGAAAGATCCGGATGAAAGCGTCAGAAAAGAAGTTTATGAATTGATTTCAGCCCGCAGACTGCAGGACCGAGATGCATTGGATGATTTATTCAATCAGTTGATCCAATTACGGAACCAGGTTGCGAAGAATGCAGATTGCAAAGATTACCGCGAATACAAGTTCAAAGCATTGGGCCGGTTCGATTATACGGTGGAAGATTGTTTGGCTTTCCATGAAGCAATTGAGAAACTGATAGTTCCGATCGTAAGACAATTGAACCTGAAAAAGCTGGAGAAATTAGGCAAGTCCAAATTGAAGCCATGGGATTCGGAAGTAGATCCGGATGGATTGGCTCCTTTGAAACCGTTCCAAAACGGGGAAGAATTACTGGATAAATCCATTGCAGTTTTCCAAAAGCTGGATATTTATTTCGGAGATTGCCTGAAAACCATGAAAACGGGCGGGTTCCTGGACTTGGATTCGAAAGCCGGGAAAGCTCCGGGAGGATACAACTACCCGCTTTACGAATCCGGTATTCCGTTTATTTTCATGAATGCTGCCGGAGCGCAACGCGATTTAACAACGATGGTGCACGAAGGCGGGCACGCTGTTCATTCATTCCTGAGCCGCGACCTGGAATTGACCGGATTTAAATCCTTACCTTCTGAAGTAGCGGAATTGGCTTCCATGTCCATGGAATTACTGACCATGGAGTTGTGGAACGAATTCTACACCGATGAAAATGATTTGAGACGCGCCAAACTGGAGCAATTGGAATCGGTTGTGAAAGTATTGCCGTGGATTGCTACCATTGATGCTTTCCAGCATTGGATCTATACGCATCCGAACCATTCCACAGCAGAAAGAACGCAGGAATGGCTGAGATTGAGTAAGCGTTTCGGAACAGGGTTGGTTGATTACGACGGATACGAAGCTGTTCTGGAAAGTTCCTGGCAAAAACAGTTGCACTTGTTCGAAGTGCCGTTCTACTATATTGAATACGGAATTGCACAGTTGGGTGCTCTGGGTGTTTGGAGCAACTACAAGAAGAATCCGGCGAAAGCATTGACTGATTACAAGAACGCGCTTTCACTGGGATATACGAAATCCATTCCTGAAATTTACGAAACAGCCGGATTGAAATTTGATTTTTCACAGGCTGCACTGGAAGATATCAGTAAGAACCTGATGGATTCGATTAATGCATTGAATTAA
- a CDS encoding isoprenylcysteine carboxylmethyltransferase family protein, with translation MALVHSFEKNGNKLFKYRGQIPVILFVLAVPVIYFTDVQCIMDDARWYYICTGAAIAMSILGQVIRAIAIGTSNKNTSGRNTQEQVAEALNTKGIYSTVRHPLYLGNYFMWIGIVCFTFNIYFIIIVSLLFWIYYERIMFAEERFLERKFGESYVNWSNSVPAFWPSMKNYIKGTIPFSMKTILRREYSGISATVLGFVFVAGIREYFMTKTLENWLCYVYWIVGALLFSLIFKLLKHNTKVLYEEDRS, from the coding sequence ATGGCGTTAGTACATTCATTTGAAAAAAACGGAAACAAGCTCTTCAAGTACAGAGGACAAATTCCAGTTATTTTATTCGTTTTAGCAGTTCCTGTAATTTATTTTACAGACGTTCAATGCATTATGGACGATGCGCGCTGGTATTACATTTGTACCGGAGCGGCTATTGCTATGTCAATCTTAGGACAGGTAATCCGCGCTATTGCTATCGGAACGAGTAATAAGAACACTTCCGGAAGAAATACACAGGAACAGGTTGCCGAGGCTTTGAATACAAAAGGAATCTACTCAACGGTTCGTCACCCGCTTTATCTGGGGAATTATTTCATGTGGATCGGGATCGTATGCTTCACATTCAATATTTACTTTATTATCATCGTGAGCTTGCTATTCTGGATCTATTACGAGCGTATCATGTTTGCAGAAGAACGTTTCCTGGAGCGTAAATTCGGTGAGAGCTATGTAAACTGGTCGAACTCCGTTCCGGCTTTCTGGCCAAGCATGAAGAATTACATCAAAGGAACTATTCCTTTTTCCATGAAAACCATCCTTCGCCGGGAATATTCAGGTATCTCTGCAACGGTATTGGGCTTTGTTTTTGTAGCCGGAATCCGTGAATATTTCATGACTAAGACCCTTGAAAACTGGCTTTGTTATGTTTATTGGATTGTTGGTGCATTGCTTTTTAGCTTGATTTTCAAGCTCCTAAAACATAACACAAAAGTTTTATACGAAGAAGACCGTTCATAG
- a CDS encoding DUF5606 domain-containing protein, whose product MNLTGIIAISGKPGLYKVLAQGKNNIIVESLEDKKRVPAYASDRISALDDISIYTYDDDKPLKEIFTSIFEKEKGKETISHKEDQNKLKAYLIEVLPNFDQERVYASDIKKIFQWYNLLLKAGALVPEEKEEEKEAAPAKEKKAPKTAAKKEDGEAKEAKEEKAPAKKAPAKKAAPKAATTAKTPAAKAPAKASAKATSAKKVAAPKTGSSRGK is encoded by the coding sequence ATGAATTTAACAGGTATCATTGCTATTTCAGGAAAACCAGGACTTTATAAAGTGTTGGCACAAGGTAAAAACAACATCATTGTAGAATCGCTGGAAGATAAAAAACGCGTTCCTGCGTATGCTTCAGACAGAATTTCCGCTTTGGATGACATTTCTATCTACACATACGATGATGACAAACCGTTGAAAGAAATCTTCACTTCGATTTTTGAAAAAGAGAAAGGAAAGGAAACCATTTCTCACAAAGAAGATCAAAATAAGTTGAAGGCTTATTTGATTGAAGTTCTTCCTAATTTCGACCAGGAGCGTGTTTATGCTTCCGATATCAAGAAAATCTTCCAGTGGTATAACTTGTTATTGAAAGCAGGTGCATTGGTACCTGAGGAAAAAGAAGAAGAAAAAGAAGCGGCTCCTGCAAAAGAGAAAAAAGCACCAAAAACAGCAGCTAAGAAAGAAGACGGAGAAGCTAAAGAAGCAAAAGAAGAAAAAGCACCTGCGAAAAAAGCTCCAGCCAAGAAAGCAGCCCCAAAAGCAGCAACTACTGCTAAAACTCCTGCTGCAAAGGCTCCGGCAAAAGCGTCTGCTAAAGCTACCAGCGCTAAAAAAGTGGCTGCGCCTAAAACAGGTTCTTCCAGAGGAAAGTAA
- a CDS encoding S8/S53 family peptidase — MINSAQGFAQTDNFRFKKLVAEQGTVPAAFAVTNTGNLDALLAVKEISVKQVTREWIYIQATPEWIRQAMDSKLIKSFYLEFSMPKPLNDSSLVKHYVKPVHQGLGGLQTSFKGKDVIVAFVDQGLDYNHPDFRDANGNTRVLYYWDHTLPVASNTPQPYGYGQLWTGAQIQAGTCGSMEESSAHGTSVAGAGVSNGLASGRETGMAPEAKIIVIETNFNLPNWTMTVADACDFVFKTADQLGLPAVVNLSVGSYLGSHDGTDPAAVLMDNLLDEKSGRIIVCAAGNSGSWGKYHVHDDIDADTSFVWVKPNPASQLGANTVYLDLWTDLSDAGWNYAWAANQGSGSFQQRAQTIYRAANTGIGTVIRDTLWNGSNRIATMEIYPEIVGPNLHLEFYLNNVDSTSYLYALKTTGTGNYDAWSGSVSISLNDMLTTGLPSAAVYPNIVHYNMADTLQTIVSSWNCSPKVVTVGNIRNRFGHLDKNGNYYTPAPSYTAAVGELSPNSSKGPTRRGHIKPDLVACGDVTLSAGPFWLLNDPGWNASMSDDGLHVRNGGTSMASPMVAGIAALYLEKCSKGNYQSFLDAIHSTAFTDAFTGTIPNNAYGYGKIHALNTMLQSNFTTTITADSLFCPGDLAVSTASIPGYSIEWMNGDTTLSSALTASGDVYFMAYDQNGCVSYSDTLSVVALSAPPAPVVYVNGTLLSTDPYPSLQWYENGVAIPGATNTIYTITLPTSSNFTVSRTSTDGCEVFSQPYNPSLGIEELANQIQVYPNPTAGNLTIDATVPVTGLQVIDVQGRVVKTISEAKHEISISELKNGTYYLVIHTDVQYFQVKIVKN, encoded by the coding sequence TTGATTAATTCGGCACAAGGTTTTGCACAAACAGATAATTTCCGGTTTAAGAAATTAGTGGCCGAACAAGGGACTGTTCCTGCTGCCTTTGCTGTTACGAATACAGGTAACCTGGATGCTTTGCTGGCTGTGAAGGAAATTTCTGTGAAACAGGTCACCCGCGAATGGATTTATATTCAGGCAACGCCGGAATGGATCCGCCAGGCAATGGATTCCAAACTCATCAAATCCTTTTACCTGGAATTTTCCATGCCGAAACCGCTAAACGATTCCAGTTTGGTGAAGCATTATGTAAAACCCGTTCACCAGGGATTGGGAGGATTGCAAACATCCTTTAAAGGAAAAGATGTCATTGTGGCATTTGTGGATCAGGGATTGGATTACAATCACCCGGATTTCAGAGATGCAAACGGAAATACACGTGTACTTTATTATTGGGACCACACTTTACCGGTTGCTTCAAATACACCGCAGCCTTACGGATACGGGCAATTATGGACCGGAGCCCAGATCCAGGCCGGAACCTGCGGAAGTATGGAAGAATCTTCGGCTCACGGTACATCCGTTGCAGGAGCGGGTGTTTCCAACGGACTGGCAAGCGGACGGGAAACCGGAATGGCTCCCGAAGCAAAGATTATTGTTATTGAAACGAACTTTAATTTACCCAACTGGACCATGACCGTGGCAGATGCCTGTGATTTTGTATTCAAGACAGCAGACCAGCTTGGACTTCCTGCTGTAGTGAATCTATCGGTAGGAAGCTATTTGGGAAGTCATGACGGAACAGACCCAGCTGCAGTTTTGATGGATAATTTACTGGATGAAAAAAGCGGGCGAATCATTGTCTGTGCAGCCGGAAACTCGGGTTCCTGGGGAAAATACCACGTTCACGACGATATCGATGCGGACACTTCCTTCGTTTGGGTAAAACCGAATCCGGCAAGCCAGCTGGGAGCGAATACCGTTTACCTGGATTTATGGACAGACCTTTCGGATGCCGGATGGAACTATGCCTGGGCAGCAAACCAGGGAAGCGGAAGTTTCCAGCAGCGGGCTCAAACCATCTACCGGGCAGCAAATACCGGAATTGGAACAGTGATCCGCGACACCTTGTGGAATGGATCGAATCGCATTGCAACCATGGAAATTTACCCGGAAATTGTAGGTCCGAACCTGCATCTGGAGTTTTACCTCAATAACGTCGATTCTACCAGCTATTTATATGCACTGAAAACAACCGGTACAGGGAATTACGATGCATGGAGCGGTTCCGTTTCCATTTCCCTGAACGACATGCTGACAACGGGGCTTCCTTCAGCGGCGGTTTATCCGAATATTGTACATTATAATATGGCAGATACGTTGCAAACAATCGTTTCTTCCTGGAACTGTTCCCCGAAAGTGGTGACCGTGGGAAATATCCGCAACCGCTTCGGGCATTTGGACAAAAACGGGAACTACTACACTCCTGCTCCTTCCTACACGGCGGCAGTGGGTGAATTATCCCCGAATTCTTCGAAAGGGCCTACCAGACGCGGACACATCAAGCCGGATTTGGTGGCTTGCGGCGACGTGACTTTGAGTGCAGGTCCGTTTTGGTTGCTGAACGATCCGGGATGGAACGCTTCCATGTCTGATGACGGTTTGCACGTGCGTAACGGTGGAACTTCCATGGCTTCTCCGATGGTAGCGGGAATTGCGGCACTTTACCTGGAAAAATGTTCGAAAGGAAATTACCAGAGCTTCCTGGATGCGATTCATTCAACCGCATTTACCGATGCATTCACCGGAACCATTCCGAACAATGCTTATGGATATGGTAAAATTCACGCTTTAAATACGATGTTGCAATCAAACTTTACTACTACAATTACTGCAGATTCGCTGTTTTGTCCGGGAGACCTGGCTGTTTCAACGGCTTCTATTCCGGGATACTCGATTGAATGGATGAATGGAGATACCACTTTGAGTTCCGCCTTAACAGCTTCCGGAGATGTATATTTTATGGCTTACGATCAAAACGGATGTGTTTCCTACTCCGATACGCTTTCCGTTGTAGCCCTTTCTGCTCCACCCGCTCCGGTAGTTTATGTGAACGGAACTTTGCTTTCAACAGATCCTTACCCGAGCCTGCAGTGGTATGAAAACGGAGTTGCGATTCCCGGGGCGACAAACACCATTTATACAATCACTTTACCGACTTCTTCCAACTTCACGGTTTCCCGTACAAGCACCGACGGATGTGAAGTTTTTTCACAACCTTACAATCCTTCGTTAGGAATTGAAGAACTGGCGAATCAAATTCAGGTATACCCGAATCCTACAGCGGGTAACCTCACAATTGATGCAACTGTTCCCGTAACGGGATTGCAAGTGATTGATGTTCAGGGAAGAGTGGTAAAAACAATTTCTGAAGCAAAGCACGAAATTTCCATTTCGGAGTTGAAAAATGGAACATATTATTTAGTTATCCACACCGATGTTCAATACTTTCAGGTGAAAATTGTGAAGAATTAA
- a CDS encoding nuclear transport factor 2 family protein, which yields MKTLKFIPVLLMGLYFLTGFTGPKPTEKETIDRLMDEWHSAAAQANYANYFAFMSDNFIYLGTDPGERWDKDAFGRFCKPYFDKGKGWDFRKIERHIEISKDGKFAWFDEKISTWMKDCRGSGVLMKVGKEWKICQYNLAVLIENDKIQDFIRLRELIKE from the coding sequence ATGAAAACACTGAAATTCATTCCGGTTTTACTGATGGGGCTTTATTTCCTTACAGGCTTCACCGGTCCGAAACCGACGGAGAAAGAAACGATCGATCGCCTGATGGACGAATGGCATTCGGCTGCGGCACAGGCAAACTACGCCAACTACTTCGCGTTTATGTCCGACAATTTCATCTACCTGGGAACAGACCCGGGCGAACGTTGGGATAAAGACGCATTCGGCAGATTCTGCAAACCGTATTTCGATAAAGGAAAAGGCTGGGATTTCCGGAAAATCGAACGCCACATTGAAATTTCCAAAGACGGGAAATTTGCCTGGTTTGATGAAAAGATCAGCACCTGGATGAAAGATTGCCGGGGAAGCGGTGTGCTAATGAAAGTAGGAAAAGAATGGAAGATCTGCCAGTACAACCTGGCTGTTCTGATCGAAAACGATAAAATCCAAGACTTTATTCGACTCCGTGAGTTGATAAAGGAATAA
- a CDS encoding S8 family peptidase, with protein sequence MKKRILTLSLALFSVGVMNFIYGQKSEEVKNWYNGPTPGMNTEKAYSALKKQQSTTVIVAVIDSGIDIEHKDLQGKIWTNEDEIPNNGIDDDKNGYIDDVHGWNFLGNPNGQNQNYARLEKTRICAELHAKFKDKSEADIAAADKADYAQYQKLLKEIEAERQENLGALEQYTQLAEMFPTLKAKLIEKLGANFTEKDVDAWKPESPQDMQLKQIGKYIANGQLSEDAIKEGIQHLNGSANYQLNMEYNDREFIGDNPDDFSDVHYGNSDVEGPDALHGTHVGGIIGATRHNDLGGDGVAENVRLMSVRAVPDGDEQDKDVALAIRYAVDNGASVINMSFGKAYSKHQKEVYDALAYADSKGVLLVHAAGNDGVNLDENPNFPTNEYSFQSKPLDMYICVGASTRDKKHLAADFSNYSSRQVNIFAPGFEIYNTVPQSDYKILQGTSMAAPMVSGVAALLKSYFPSLSMKEIKDIMLASAKQYKGTMIPAPGTGSSVDFGTLSSTGGVIDISAAVKMCQAKVKK encoded by the coding sequence ATGAAGAAAAGAATCCTCACATTGTCATTGGCCCTGTTCTCCGTAGGTGTAATGAACTTTATTTACGGTCAGAAATCAGAAGAAGTTAAAAACTGGTACAATGGCCCGACTCCAGGGATGAATACGGAAAAAGCTTATTCAGCGTTGAAAAAGCAGCAATCTACAACCGTTATTGTAGCGGTAATTGATTCAGGAATTGATATTGAGCACAAAGACTTACAGGGAAAGATCTGGACCAATGAAGATGAAATTCCGAACAACGGAATTGACGATGATAAGAACGGATACATTGATGACGTTCACGGATGGAATTTCCTTGGAAACCCGAACGGACAGAACCAGAACTATGCACGTTTGGAAAAAACACGTATCTGTGCCGAACTGCATGCAAAATTCAAAGATAAGTCAGAAGCGGATATCGCCGCAGCAGATAAAGCAGATTACGCTCAATACCAGAAGCTTTTAAAAGAGATCGAAGCAGAGCGCCAGGAAAACCTGGGAGCTTTGGAGCAATATACGCAGTTGGCAGAAATGTTCCCGACTTTGAAAGCAAAACTGATCGAGAAATTAGGTGCTAATTTTACAGAGAAAGACGTAGATGCATGGAAACCGGAATCTCCGCAGGATATGCAATTAAAGCAAATCGGTAAGTACATTGCAAACGGCCAGTTGTCTGAAGATGCTATTAAAGAAGGCATTCAGCATTTGAACGGAAGTGCTAACTACCAATTGAATATGGAATACAACGACCGCGAGTTTATCGGTGACAACCCAGATGATTTCAGTGATGTTCATTACGGAAACAGCGACGTGGAAGGGCCGGATGCTTTGCACGGTACACACGTTGGGGGTATCATCGGTGCTACACGACACAATGACCTGGGAGGTGACGGTGTTGCTGAAAATGTTCGTTTGATGTCAGTTCGCGCAGTTCCGGATGGAGATGAGCAGGATAAAGATGTGGCTTTGGCCATTCGCTATGCAGTAGATAACGGAGCTTCCGTGATCAACATGTCATTCGGTAAAGCTTATTCCAAGCACCAGAAAGAAGTTTACGATGCATTGGCATATGCCGATTCAAAAGGAGTTTTGTTGGTTCACGCAGCAGGAAACGACGGGGTGAACTTAGACGAGAACCCGAATTTCCCAACGAATGAATATTCATTCCAATCCAAGCCATTGGATATGTACATCTGTGTAGGAGCATCTACGAGAGATAAAAAACATTTGGCTGCTGATTTCTCCAACTACAGCTCCCGCCAGGTAAATATCTTTGCTCCGGGATTTGAGATCTACAACACCGTTCCGCAAAGCGATTATAAAATCCTTCAGGGAACTTCCATGGCTGCGCCGATGGTTTCCGGTGTTGCTGCATTGCTGAAGTCTTATTTCCCTTCTTTAAGTATGAAGGAAATTAAAGACATTATGCTGGCTTCAGCGAAACAATACAAAGGAACAATGATCCCTGCACCGGGAACAGGTTCTTCCGTAGATTTCGGAACACTTTCTTCAACGGGCGGAGTTATTGACATCTCTGCTGCTGTGAAAATGTGCCAGGCAAAAGTTAAAAAGTAA
- the yidC gene encoding membrane protein insertase YidC, with the protein MDRNTVIGLTLIGALLVVFTYMSQPSEKEVKAKQKEQRELAEQAKKDADSTEKANKNKPVLVAKKDKDGNQIKDEKGGLVYVNEKTKKDTIIAAKAKVPSNVLVKGEIVRLESEKLIVDLSTRGGIVSAVQLKEYESYVNFAKKDNKITPLYLFKDGDHTNQLIFNIAGNKYVTGNKEFEIVSKSKTKVVLKHDVADGSIIYTYNLKGGYDVGYTIEMKDLNGKVLPNSVMLDWQMEMLRSERLLSEQRKVSTICYEGMDGKLDWNSEVAESYKVAETDKKWVAYKQSYFSSILDADNGFKVKGTKFTSTNYKEGSDHFFTHIRKYRSRLNLGMQSVKDGKASFSWYFGPNDYHTLAAYDKDYDDILNLGWGVFRWINLYAVQPVFTFFLNLGVNAGLAILLLTIILKLVLMPVQWKMFVSSAKMRILKPQIDEINAKYPNKEDAMKKQMDMMALYRASGASPLAGCVPMLFQMPILLAVFRFFPATFDLRQRGFLWAEDLSSFDSIWDFGTYIPLYGNHISLFTLLMAVTTLAYTHLNSSNMTQQQQPGMPNMKIIMYMFPIMMIFFFNNYSSGLSYYYFISTLMTIILMFVIKRFFVDEEKLKAKMAEAQVNSAKKGAAAPKKKSSFMQRLEDAQKAQLEQAKNRKKK; encoded by the coding sequence ATGGATAGGAATACAGTTATTGGTCTTACGCTTATCGGTGCCTTATTGGTGGTGTTCACATACATGAGCCAGCCAAGTGAAAAAGAGGTTAAAGCCAAGCAAAAAGAGCAAAGAGAATTAGCAGAACAAGCAAAGAAAGATGCTGATTCTACAGAGAAGGCAAACAAGAACAAACCGGTTCTGGTTGCTAAGAAAGACAAAGATGGAAACCAGATCAAGGACGAAAAAGGAGGTTTGGTGTATGTCAATGAAAAGACAAAGAAAGATACGATCATTGCTGCTAAAGCAAAAGTTCCTTCGAATGTCCTGGTTAAAGGGGAAATCGTTCGGTTGGAGTCCGAAAAGCTGATCGTTGACCTTTCTACCAGAGGTGGAATTGTTTCTGCCGTGCAGTTGAAAGAATACGAATCGTACGTAAACTTCGCGAAAAAAGACAACAAGATTACACCGCTTTACCTGTTCAAAGACGGAGACCATACCAACCAATTGATCTTCAACATTGCAGGAAACAAATACGTAACAGGAAACAAGGAGTTTGAGATCGTTTCGAAATCAAAGACCAAAGTTGTTTTGAAACACGACGTTGCCGACGGATCGATCATTTATACGTACAACCTGAAAGGCGGATACGATGTAGGTTATACGATCGAAATGAAAGACCTGAACGGAAAAGTGTTGCCGAATTCGGTGATGCTTGACTGGCAAATGGAAATGCTTCGTTCAGAGCGTTTGCTTTCCGAGCAGCGTAAAGTTTCCACGATTTGTTACGAAGGAATGGATGGCAAGCTGGATTGGAACAGCGAAGTGGCAGAAAGCTACAAAGTAGCTGAAACCGATAAAAAATGGGTGGCTTACAAACAAAGCTACTTCTCCTCTATCCTGGATGCAGATAATGGATTCAAAGTAAAAGGAACGAAATTTACATCGACCAATTACAAAGAAGGTTCCGACCATTTCTTTACACACATTCGCAAATACCGTTCACGTTTGAACCTGGGAATGCAGTCCGTGAAAGACGGAAAAGCCAGTTTCTCCTGGTATTTCGGGCCAAACGATTACCATACGTTAGCTGCTTACGATAAAGATTACGACGATATCCTGAACTTAGGTTGGGGTGTTTTCCGATGGATCAACCTGTATGCAGTTCAGCCGGTGTTTACTTTCTTCCTGAATTTAGGTGTAAATGCAGGTTTGGCGATCTTATTGCTGACGATTATCCTGAAATTGGTGTTGATGCCGGTTCAGTGGAAGATGTTCGTCTCATCTGCCAAGATGCGTATTCTGAAACCGCAAATCGACGAGATCAATGCGAAGTATCCGAATAAGGAAGATGCTATGAAAAAGCAAATGGATATGATGGCGCTTTACCGTGCTTCGGGAGCTTCTCCCCTTGCCGGTTGTGTTCCGATGTTATTCCAGATGCCGATTTTGCTGGCAGTATTCCGTTTCTTCCCTGCAACTTTTGATCTGAGACAACGCGGATTCCTTTGGGCGGAAGATTTGTCTTCATTCGACTCGATCTGGGATTTCGGAACGTACATTCCGCTATATGGTAATCACATCTCTTTGTTTACCTTATTGATGGCGGTAACAACGCTGGCATATACGCATTTGAATTCGTCAAACATGACGCAGCAGCAACAGCCGGGAATGCCGAACATGAAAATCATTATGTACATGTTCCCGATTATGATGATCTTCTTCTTCAACAATTACTCTTCCGGTTTGAGTTATTATTACTTCATTTCTACGTTGATGACCATCATCCTGATGTTTGTGATCAAGCGTTTCTTCGTAGACGAAGAGAAATTGAAAGCGAAAATGGCTGAAGCGCAGGTGAATTCTGCTAAAAAAGGAGCAGCAGCCCCTAAAAAGAAATCGAGCTTCATGCAGCGTTTGGAAGATGCGCAAAAAGCTCAGTTGGAGCAAGCTAAGAATAGAAAGAAAAAATAA